From a region of the Synchiropus splendidus isolate RoL2022-P1 chromosome 12, RoL_Sspl_1.0, whole genome shotgun sequence genome:
- the megf8 gene encoding multiple epidermal growth factor-like domains protein 8: MGMEQKRRELVVPVMASSLPVSLLLLALLSPVCLAGDCKGHRQVLRGPPGYVTDGPGNYSVNGNCEWLIKAPSNSHRIVLNFTFMDTECTYDYLFVYDGDSYQSPLLASLSGNTLPQPIEAKSGKMLLHLFSDANYNLSGFYATYTFSLCPGACGGHGRCDAQTSKCHCHQGWGGAACSTPLCSQTCSAHGHCDKRGEFCMCNPGFLGHSCQLGLQDDSGAGQWWRVSEGNPYAPPRTGSAGTYLSSTGAMYLFGGFDLNRALGDLIKYNFTSNQWESRSYGHSPLARHSHTAVEWAGNMIIFGGQLANGSLASDVWMYRPLQDDWQQLGFSNSDGAPKLANHAAAIVDSYLYVFGGRTEDDMFSSSLYRFSLRGSGLWEAVQPTGGKPPATAGHSMVYHEPSKTLLVYGGHRPTTARFSVRVNNTDVFHVERRFWTSFRSRFPTTGPRERAFHSATVIGNYMVVFGGNVHIHYQEEKCYDEEIFFYHLGCHQWVSAGERWLLGGERVKGRYSHVAAVMEGRVLLIATGYSGVARGDLMAFKVPLFVSSDQGDRDAVCSEALDESMCLKNPECSWCEGRCREYQPIHPCGSTGCLGLARFLSDCQSCLVFSGTPASLARAPGEFGWCVQNESCLPASERSACRVDQISGAYGWWGERTLFLTSLHSCRTENYVPGLHLLTFQHPRNDSQPDKVSILRSTTIILTPASEMDVALQFRGFIHPLWGAPPPTPPPTETVSMWARIQRLHFEARVGSGPNSTQMEVVGRWAAQQEKELKLLTRPDGSRLFSNLTRGNHYLVQAEGYLNNSGSGQTSEMALTWNRTLPGGSEISFLFLEPYRSGSCSGYMSCLACLSDQSCGWCPSLSRCLRREFPDLEPCPEEEKGVGKFKSQRHLLLAPQHCTLCEEYRDCSACTQDPYCEWQINSSKKGDYQCSRRGRLDGSIRDPRGCPKVCNQRRTCGECLSNSSQCAWCESAQACFYFAAYLTKYPFGECRDWYDSVHSVPQCKQCSSINTCNDCLKTFQCGWCGDYNNPTIGKCLRGDWAGIDDSSVYNCSVAVAEVRAANPEPQTSAPPRPLEMELELLEDIVNEDQDAIWSYPTCPDVEECRLGLHNCHPFATCINTPTSYECHCERGYMGDGTLHCNQTCYNECREGLCSGSPRFECECSLGWTSDPATLVLSGVECDVDCGCNFHSTCITAPGICDECQDWTTGPHCEHCRPGSFGSALAGGSGCVSCECNGHGDPLRGFCHNQTGQCYCTHNTHGPHCESCLPGYYGDPRNNGTCYRQCQGRSVLLSSTSSLTIPLSSSLGWRSGTEGKGGLSHCLWVLSVTDKLSPCLPRQLCPPIALTLHPDSHTNCKSSFVYVFDGLPRFLGNGVVHSDHNLIGAFCGTTRTQPVTVEATSGVISVYFEANVSSNKPQGFNASFWVRRCHRSSDDGDDSSPLCPGVAQCVAGLCQCPQGYGGPHCDRLMCPQDCGVADGRGTCNVSLGVCVCKDNWTGSDCSVLRDSSSLIWETLLDTQMTVNQAHRFLHRMGHSLVSGPQANLWMYGGLSLTEGILGNVYRYSVLERRWTQMLTSSVEEGSTPRPRYHHAAALLTTYDPDNHSVSHSFMLVVGGVTQNSVAMDTWSLNLSSLVWKEHKSSVLPPVAGHTLTVRRDTSVLLIGGYSPENGFNHHLLEFSPQTGNWTIAPHTGTPPTGLYGHSAVYHEQTDAVFVFGGYRFHVETVEPSGELYSLYYPNLTWSLLVPSQGNKPFSRFFHAAALIKDTMVIIGGRTETEDYSNSVSLYQVNCNTWIQPVSAVGDPVNRSVSLAVTSWDGRLFISGGFNGVTLGRLLTLTVPSDPCSLMPTPETCNTTTGSCVWCRGACASSDIAERMSCTAGPSPCSPTPRLPDQCRRLKTCSECLARHPRTFTNSLQPALQCKWCTNCPEGACISSSVSCTSEHDCRINQREIFLSSNCTETSCEASDCPKCTASGKCMWTRQFKRTGETRRILSVNPTYDWTCFSYALLNVSPMQVESSPPLPCPPPCHTLLNCSLCLGSRGSDGGWQHCVWSMALQQCMSPSFVPLRCEAGQCGRLLAGGDSCSPQCSQLAQCSQCIARPQCGWCASRGGNGAGRCMQGGLDGVSEGVCPLRNSSWSFLHCPEEDECANGHHHCNSTQDCHDLPQGYHCTCKHGYILSSVSGQCEPVCAQGCVNGTCVSPGVCQCHFGFVGDNCSSQCSCNKHSNCAGVNEPDVCIECHNNTIGKHCEKCKPLFVGSAKGGGTCRPCREFCKGNSAVCLSRDEHKKAMDNPGLFSLDPNKIKEWVLEGPTEENAVCVSCQNNSVGDKCESCLGGYFLLQGKCEKCQCNGHADTCNEHDGTGCPCQNNTETSSCLSSPQNDRKDCYRQQCAKCKDTFNGTPVNGRQCYRQFHVDTECCFDPTSQTNCFHDPTIRNLPRGRTVFFAAQPKFTNVDIRVTIDVTFGEVEVYVSNSHDTFIVDVDRPSGIHTIKIEEESVTRGTTTSSEKDSPPSPIKVFANSSSSLGSSTLSHSPLQLQAKSQSAEREIRKEYVKGLITYITVWKPQTVLIVHGVRDRVVITFPHEVHSLKSSRFYIALRGVGTEERQGESQGLLFLRQDQAHIDLFVFFSVFFSCFFLFLSVCVLLWKVKQFLDFRREQRRHIQEMTKMASRPFAKLTIYLEPDEPQLIYLPSSGGGGTVSLAHTRTGKLGGVMVGQRGRAGAVSYKHEMGSGPTAHHHHHLTMTGSGNSGQHLPLHYLNTHHYASTTTGTQSSLHHHPSTYSGYQHFCRSDPFLSQLMGFSYSTFKVGPITLEPTDDGMAGVATVLFQLPGGVLAPNRACLGSALVTLRQNLQEYCGHGNGGGHPGTSAGRKGLHQHLTTMAM; encoded by the exons ATGGGCATGGAACAGAAGAGACGGGAACTG GTTGTGCCAGTGATGGCCTCTTCTCTCCCCGTCTCCCTCCTCCTGTTGGCATTGCTGTCACCTGTCTGCCTGGCAGGTGACTGCAAGGGCCACAGGCAAGTTTTGAGGGGACCACCTGGCTATGTCACAGATGGACCGGGAAACTACTCTGTCAATGGGAACTGCGAGTGGCTCATTAAAG CACCCAGCAACAGCCATCGCATTGTTCTGAATTTCACCTTCATGGACACTGAGTGCACCTACGACTACCTGTTTGTTTATGATGGAGACTCTTACCAGAGCCCTCTTTTAGCTAGTCTCAGTGGCAACACTCTGCCCCAGCCTATTGAAGCCAAGTCTGGCAAG ATGCTGCTCCATCTATTCAGCGATGCCAATTACAACCTTTCGGGCTTCTATGCAACCTACACCTTCTCGCTGTGCCCCGGGGCATGTGGTGGTCATGGACGCTGTGATGCCCAAACATCCAAGTGTCATTGCCATCAGGGTTGGGGAGGAGCTGCCTGCTCAACACCTCTGTGCTCTCAGACCTGCTCTGCACATGGTCATTGTGACAAA AGAGGGGAGTTTTGTATGTGTAACCCAGGCTTTCTGGGCCACAGCTGCCAACTGGGCCTCCAGGATGACAGTGGAGCGGGTCAATGGTGGCGTGTTAGTGAGGGAAATCCCTATGCCCCTCCCAGGACTGGCTCGGCTGGCACTTACCTGTCCTCTACGGGTGCAATGTACTTGTTTGGAG GTTTTGACCTCAACAGAGCCCTTGGAGATTTGATCAAGTACAACTTCACATCCAATCAGTGGGAGAGCCGATCCTACGGTCACTCTCCA TTGGCTCGTCATTCACACACGGCCGTGGAGTGGGCGGGTAACATGATCATATTTGGAGGTCAGCTTGCAAACGGTTCACTTGCCAGCGATGTCTGGATGTACCGACCACTCCAGGACGACTGGCAGCAACTCGGCTTCTCAAATTCTGATGGGGCCCCAAAACTAGCCAATCACGCTGCTGCTATAGTGGACAGTTACCTGTATGTTTTCGGAG GACGCACAGAGGATGATATGTTCTCATCATCACTGTACCGATTCAGCCTGCGTGGCTCTGGACTCTGGGAAGCGGTTCAGCCCACTGGTGGGAAGCCCCCTGCCACTGCTGGCCACTCCATGGTCTATCATGAACCCTCCAAGACCCTCCTTGTTTATGGAGGTCACAGGCCCACCACTGCGAG GTTTAGCGTTCGAGTAAACAACACAGATGTATTTCACGTGGAGCGGCGATTTTGGACGTCCTTCCGTTCCCGGTTTCCCACAACAGGCCCCAGAGAACGAGCCTTCCACTCTGCAACTGTGATTGGGAATTACATGGTGGTCTTTG GTGGTAATGTTCACATTCACTATCAAGAGGAGAAGTGTTATGATGAGGAGATATTTTTTTACCATCTGGGTTGTCACCAGTGGGTATCTGCTGGAGAGAGATGGCTGCTCG GTGGAGAGCGTGTGAAAGGGCGCTACTCCCATGTCGCTGCTGTGATGGAGGGAAGAGTGCTTCTCATTGCTACCGGTTACAGTGGTGTGGCCCGTGGAGACCTGATGGCTTTCAAAGTTCCATTGTTTGTCAGTAGTGATCAAGGTGACAGG GATGCTGTGTGTTCTGAGGCTCTAGATGAAAGCATGTGTTTGAAAAATCCAGAGTGCAGCTGGTGTGAAGGCCGCTGTCGAGAGTATCAACCCATTCACCcg TGTGGCAGTACTGGCTGTCTGGGTCTGGCGCGTTTCCTCTCCGACTGTCAGTCCTGTCTGGTGTTCAGCGGCACTCCAGCTTCCCTGGCTCGGGCTCCGGGTGAATTTGGATGGTGTGTTCAGAACGAATCCTGCTTGCCAGCATCAG AGCGCAGTGCGTGCCGTGTGGACCAGATCTCAGGGGCGTACGGCTGGTGGGGGGAGCGTACCCTTTTCCTAACCTCCCTCCACTCCTGTCGCACCGAGAACTATGTCCCAGGACTGCACCTGCTCACCTTCCAGCACCCCCGCAACGACTCCCAGCCTGACAAG GTGTCCATCCTCCGCAGTACCACCATCATCCTCACCCCTGCCTCTGAAATGGACGTGGCCCTTCAATTCAGAGGCTTCATCCACCCATTGTGGGGTGCGCCTCCTCCGACCCCGCCTCCCACTGAGACAGTGTCGATGTGGGCTAGGATCCAAAGACTGCACTTTGAAGCTCGAGTTGGATCAGGCCCCAACTCCACCCAAATG GAAGTGGTTGGCCGCTGGGCAGCTCAACAGGAAAAAGAGTTAAAGCTCCTGACACGCCCTGATGGGAGCAGACTGTTCTCCAACCTGACCAGGGGAAACCACTACCTTGTTCAAGCTGAGGGCTACTTGAACAACTCTGGTTCGGGACAGACGAGCGAGATGGCCCTGACCTGGAACAGAACTCTTCCAGGAGGAAGT GAGATCTCCTTCTTGTTCTTAGAACCATACCGCTCCGGGTCGTGTTCCGGGTACATGTCTTGTCTGGCGTGTCTCTCTGACCAGTCGTGTGGCTGGTGCCCATCTTTGTCCCGCTGTCTAAGACGTGAATTCCCCGACCTTGAACCCTGTCCAGAGGAAGAAAAGGGAGTGGGAAAGTTTAAATCCCAACGCCATCTGCTGCTTGCTCCCCAGCATTGCACCCTGTGCGAAGAATACAGAGACTGTTCTGCTTGCACTCAG GACCCTTATTGTGAGTGGCAGATAAATTCCAGCAAGAAGGGTGATTATCAGTGCAGCCGAAGGGGGCGACTAGATGGCTCCATCCGGGACCCGAGGGGTTGTCCAAAAGTCTGCAATCA GAGGAGGACGTGTGGTGAGTGCCTGTCAAACTCCAGCCAGTGTGCTTGGTGTGAATCTGCCCAGGCCTGCTTCTACTTTGCTGCCTATCTCACAAAGTACCCTTTTGGGGAGTGCAGGGATTGGTATGATAG TGTTCATTCAGTTCCCCAATGTAAACAATGCTCATCAATAAACACCTGCAATGATTGCCTGAAGACATTCCAATGTGGCTGGTGTGGTGACTACAATAACCCCACAATTGGAAA ATGTCTGAGAGGCGACTGGGCGGGGATTGACGACTCGTCAGTTTATAACTGCAGTGTGGCTGTCGCCGAGGTTCGGGCAGCAAA CCCTGAGCCACAAACGTCTGCACCACCTCGCCCCCTTGAAATGGAGCTGGAACTTCTTGAGGACATTGTGAATGAAGACCAGGATGCCATCTGGTCCTACCCCACCTGCCCTGATGTGGAAGAATGCCGATTGGGTCTCCATAACTGCCACCCGTTTGCCACTTGCATCAACACCCCAACCTCTTATGAGTGCCATTGTGAGAGGGGCTATATGGGGGATGGCACTTTGCACTGCAACCAGAC GTGCTATAACGAGTGTCGAGAAGGCCTATGTAGCGGAAGCCCGAGATTTGAGTGCGAGTGTTCTCTCGGTTGGACATCTGATCCAGCAACTCTGGTCCTGAGCGGAGTTGAATGTGACGTGGACTGTGGATGCAACTTCCACTCTACTTGCATCACTGCCCCTGGGATCTGTGATGAGTGCCAAG aCTGGACAACAGGGCCTCACTGTGAACACTGTCGACCAGGTAGCTTTGGTTCGGCTCTAGCTGGTGGCAGTGGCTGTGTCTCGTGTGAGTGTAATGGCCATGGAGATCCACTACGGGGTTTCTGTCACAACCAGACTGGACAGTGTTACTGCACACACAACACCCACGGGCCTCACTGTGAGTCCTGTCTCCCTGGTTACTATGGAGACCCCAG GAACAATGGAACATGCTACCGCCAGTGCCAGGGACGCTCTGTGCTTCTCTCCTCTACATCCTCCTTGACCATTCCCCTTTCCTCATCTCTGGGATGGAGGAGTGGAACTGAAGGAAAGGGGGGACTGTCTCATTGTCTTTGGGTCCTCTCAGTGACAGACAAGCTTTCTCCATGTCTGCCTCGACAGCTCTGCCCGCCTATCGCTCTCACTTTACACCCAGACTCCCATACTAATTGTAAA AGCTCATTTGTGTATGTGTTCGATGGCCTTCCTCGTTTTCTGGGCAACGGAGTCGTTCACTCGGATCACAATCTCATTGGAGCATtttgtggaactacgagaacaCAGCCAGTTACTGTGGAGGCCACGTCAG GAGTGATCTCGGTCTACTTCGAAGCCAATGTGTCTTCAAACAAACCTCAAGGCTTCAATGCTTCTTTCTGGGTGCGCCGATGTCACAGAAGCtcagatgatggagatgattcTTCACCGCTGTGTCCTGGTGTGGCCCAGTGTGTAGCTGGTCTTTGTCAGTGTCCTCAGGGATACGGAGGCCCGCACTGTGACAGGTTGATGTGTCCTCAGGATTGTGGTGTTGCAGACGGTCGAGGAACCTGTAATGTG TCTCTtggagtgtgtgtctgcaaaGACAACTGGACAGGCTCTGACTGCTCAGTTCTTCGCGACTCAAGCAGCCTCATTTGGGAAACTTTGCTGGACACGCAGATGACTGTG AACCAGGCCCACAGATTCCTCCACAGGATGGGTCATTCCTTAGTGTCAGGTCCTCAAGCAAATCTCTGGATGTATGGTGGACTCTCTCTAACTGAAGGAATTCTGGGGAATGTCTACAG ATATTCTGTGCTTGAGCGACGTTGGACACAAATGTTGACTAGCTCTGTGGAAGAAGGTTCCACTCCTCGTCCCAGATACCACCACGCTGCTGCACTCCTTACCACCTATGACCCTGACAATCACTCAGTGAGTCACAGCTTCATGCTGGTCGTTGGCGGTGTCACTCAGAATTCTGTTGCTATGGACACCTGGAGCCTCAATCTCAGCAGTTTAGTGTGGAAAGAACACAAG AGCTCAGTGCTGCCCCCAGTGGCGGGACACACGTTAACGGTGCGCCGTGACACCTCAGTGTTACTGATTGGTGGATACTCACCTGAGAATGGCTTCAACCACCACTTGCTGGAATTTAGTCCCCAAACTGGAAACTGGACAATTGCCCCACACACGGGCACGCCACCTACAG GTTTATATGGTCATTCAGCAGTCTACCACGAACagacagatgcagtgtttgtctTTGGCGGTTACCGTTTCCATGTGGAGACTGTGGAGCCCTCTGGAGAGCTGTACAGCCTGTACTACCCAAACCTGACCTGGTCTCTTTTGGTCCCATCTCAGGGAAATAAG CCGTTCTCTCGTTTTTTCCATGCGGCCGCTCTGATTAAAGACACCATGGTCATTATTGGTGGGAGGACTGAAACCGAAGACTATAGTAACTCGGTGTCACTGTATCAGGTGAACTGTAATACGTGGATACAACCAG TCTCTGCTGTCGGTGATCCGGTGAATCGTTCAGTTTCTCTCGCCGTGACAAGCTGGGACGGTCGCCTGTTTATTTCAGGGGGCTTTAATGGGGTGACGTTGGGTCGGCTTCTCACCTTAACGGTGCCCTCTGACCCCTGCTCACTGATGCCCACTCCAGAAACATGCAACACCACCACTGGCAGCTGCGTTTGGTGCAGAGGCGCGTGTGCGTCTTCAGACATTGCTGAGAG AATGAGCTGCACCGCCGGTCCATCCCCCTGCTCTCCAACTCCTCGCCTGCCTGACCAATGCCGCAGACTGAAGACATGCAGTGAATGTCTAGCTCGACATCCCAGGACGTTCACCAATTCTCTACAG CCGGCTCTGCAGTGTAAATGGTGCACAAACTGCCCAGAGGGGGCGTGCATCAGCAGCTCTGTCAGCTGTACATCCGAACACGACTGTCGCATTAACCAGAGAGAAATCTTCCTATCCAGCAACTGCACTGAGACCAGCTGTGAGGCGTCTGACTGCCCCAAGTGCACTGCTTCTGGAAAATGCATGTGGACGCGGCAGTTCAAACGCACGG GGGAAACAAGACGGATTCTGAGTGTGAATCCCACCTACGACTGGACCTGCTTTAGTTATGCTCTCCTGAACGTTTCTCCGATGCAAGTGGAGTCGTCGCCACCTCTGCCCTGTCCTCCTCCCTGCCACACTCTGCTCAACTGCAGCCTCTGTCTGGGCTCACGAGGCTCTGATGGAGGATGGCAGCACTGCGTGTGGAGCATGGCTCTTCAGCAG TGCATGAGTCCGTCCTTTGTGCCTCTGCGATGTGAAGCGGGTCAGTGTGGTCGTCTTCTGGCAGGAGGGGACTCCTGCTCTCCTCAGTGTTCCCAGCTCGCCCAGTGCTCCCAGTGCATTGCCAGGCCTCAGTGTGGCTGGTGTGCGTCACGGGGAGGAAATGGAGCTGGACGCTGCATGCAAGGAGGACTTGATG gtGTAAGCGAGGGAGTGTGTCCCCTGAGAAACAGCAGTTGGTCTTTCCTTCACTGCCCCGAGGAGGACGAGTGTGCCAACGGCCACCACCACTGCAACAGCACGCAGGACTGCCACGACCTTCCCCAGGGTTACCACTGCACGTGTAAACACGGATACATCCTCAGCAG TGTGTCCGGTCAGTGTGAGCCAGTTTGTGCGCAGGGCTGCGTCAACGGCACTTGTGTCTCTCCTGGAGTTTGTCAGTGTCACTTTGGCTTCGTGGGCGACAACTGCTCCTCTCAATGCAGCTGTAACAAGCACAGCAACTGCGCTGGTGTCAATGAACCAGATGTTTGCATTGAGTGCCACAATAACACCATA GGTAAACACTGTGAGAAGTGTAAGCCATTGTTCGTAGGCTCTGCCAAAGGTGGGGGCACCTGTCGTCCATGCCGAGAGTTCTGCAAAGGGAACAGTGCCGTGTGTCTGTCTAGAGACGAACACAAAAAGGCGATGGACAATCCGGGACTGTTCTCTCTGGACCCGAATAAG ATTAAAGAGTGGGTGTTAGAAGGCCCCACAGAAGAGAATGCCGTGTGCGTGAGTTGCCAGAACAACAGTGTTGGCGACAAATGTGAGAGCTGCCTCGGCGGCTACTTTCTGCTGCAAGGGAAGTGTGAAAA GTGTCAGTGTAACGGTCATGCAGACACCTGCAATGAGCACGATGGGACAGGCTGTCCCTGCCAAAACAACACAGAAACCTCCTCCTGTCTCAGCAGCCCTCAGAATGACAGGAAAGACTGCTACAGACAACAG TGTGCCAAGTGCAAAGACACCTTTAATGGCACTCCAGTGAACGGGCGCCAGTGTTACCGCCAGTTCCACGTGGACACAGAGTGCTGCTTCGACCCCACATCCCAGACCAACTGTTTCCATGACCCGACGATCCGCAACCTGCCCAGAGGTCGCACAGTGTTCTTCGCGGCTCAGCCTAAATTCACCAACGTAGATATCCGAGTCACTATCGACGTGACCTTTGGCGAGGTGGAAGTTTACGTGTCCAACTCTCATGACACCTTCATCGTGGACGTGGACCGGCCCTCGGGGATACACACGATCAAAATCGAGGAAGAATCCGTGACTCGTGGAACAACAACCAGCAGCGAGAAGGACTCACCGCCTTCCCCAATTAAGGTGTTTGCCAATTCCTCCTCCAGCCTTGGAAGTTCTACACTGTCCCACTCGCCACTGCAGCTGCAAGCTAAGTCCCAGAGTGCTGAGCGAGAGATCAGAAAGGAGTATGTTAAAGGCTTGATCACCTATATCACTGTGTGGAAACCACAGACTGTGCTGATCGTTCACGGGGTCCGGGATCGCGTGGTCATCACTTTTCCTCATGAGGTCCATTCACTGAAATCCAGCCGCTTCTACATTGCTCTCAGAGGAGTGGGCACAGAGGAACGACAGGGAGAGTCCCAGGGACTGCTCTTCCTGCGGCAAGACCAGGCCCACATTgatctctttgttttcttttccgtttttttctcctgttttttcctcttcttgtccGTCTGCGTCCTCCTGTGGAAGGTCAAGCAGTTCCTGGACTTCCGTCGGGAGCAGCGCCGTCACATCCAGGAGATGACCAAGATGGCCTCGAGGCCCTTTGCTAAACTGACCATATACTTGGAGCCGGATGAGCCGCAACTCATCTACCTGCCTTCTTCTGGAGGTGGAGGCACTGTGTCGCTTGCGCACACCCGCACTGGCAAACTAGGAGGGGTGATGGTGGGACAGAGGGGCCGAGCGGGGGCTGTGTCATACAAACATGAAATGGGTTCCGGACCCACggctcaccaccaccaccacctcaccATGACTGGGAGTGGCAACAGCGGCCAGCAC
- the trim35-28 gene encoding tripartite motif containing 35-28 — protein sequence MANSMTDVPLELELACPVCKEFFREPMLLPCEHSICRSCLESSIAVGRKTCPLCRKAFEEDQPRKERTFHMVSESYQRHRHLWAEHRPSEESCRLHLKPLELFCRNDEVPVCVDCSSLHSRHELLPLKDGAQECKKELGFIVKILESRMVAHKKLAYDLDCAGKFIKDQVEMVESQIKAEFERIHEILREEEASRLQALAHEEAQKRAAIDDLIVSTKKDVEALNKLINNLKKEMGNEDLPLTRNFQGLKRGSEWTGNDCTFPDGSLIDVHKHLGALSYKVWLAMKTHVKYYPVLLDPNTTSPWLCLSPDLTTVNESPERLTVPDNSERFEPCVFLLGAEGYTSGKHKWDVIVGDHPKWMVGVCKKSVPRKKKFTVCTTRGVWSLAFSKGVYTVLTPERTELKLQKRPERIRVRLNMDKGEVSFWDGDTQEHLITLTAQFNERIFPIFGPGLQSQPMMLAPGKIAVHTS from the exons ATGGCCAACTCCATGACGGACGTGCCCCTCGAGCTCGAGCTCGCCTGCCCCGTTTGCAAAGAATTCTTCCGGGAGCCCATGTTGTTGCCCTGCGAACACTCCATTTGCCGCAGTTGTTTGGAGAGCAGCATCGCCGTGGGTCGTAAAACTTGTCCTCTGTGTCGGAAGGCGTTTGAGGAGGACCAACCCCGGAAAGAGCGAACATTTCACATGGTCAGCGAGTCTTATCAGAGACACCGACACCTGTGGGCTGAACATCGTCCTTCCGAGGAGAGCTGTCGTCTCCACCTGAAGCCGCTGGAGCTCTTCTGCAGGAATGACGAGGTGCCGGTGTGTGTGGACTGCTCGTCCCTCCATTCCAGACACGAACTGCTGCCTCTGAAAGATGGGGCGCAAGAGTGCAAG AAGGAGCTGGGCTTCATCGTCAAGATTTTGGAAAGCAGAATGGTGGCCCACAAGAAGTTGGCATATGACCTTGACTGTGCCGGGAAGTTCATCAAG GATCAGGTTGAGATGGTGGAGAGTCAGATCAAGGCAGAGTTCGAGAGGATCCATGAAATCctcagagaagaggaagcctcACGCCTACAAGCTCTCGCCCACGAGGAAGCGCAGAAGAGAGCTGCCATAGATGATTTGATTGTCTCCACTAAGAAAGATGTTGAGGCTTTGAATAAACTCATCAACAACTTGAAAAAGGAAATGGGAAATGAGGATCTACCCCTAACAAGG AATTTCCAGGGACTTAAAAGAGG TTCTGAATGGACTGGTAATGATTGCACTTTCCCAGATGGCTCCTTAATAGATGTCCACAAACATCTGGGCGCTTTGAGTTACAAAGTCTGGTTAGCCATGAAGACCCATGTCAAATATT ATCCAGTGCTGCTTGACCCAAACACAACCTCTCCCTGGCTGTGTCTCAGTCCTGACCTCACCACGGTGAATGAGAGCCCCGAACGACTGACGGTCCCGGACAACTCGGAACGCTTTGAACCCTGTGTCTTTCTTCTGGGGGCTGAAGGTTACACTTCTGGAAAGCACAAGTGGGACGTCATCGTCGGTGACCATCCCAAGTGGATGGTTGGCGTCTGTAAGAAGTCGGTGCCCCGTAAAAAGAAGTTCACTGTGTGCACCACCCGAGGTGTGTGGTCTCTGGCGTTCAGCAAGGGAGTGTACACTGTCCTAACACCCGAGCGCACTGAGCTCAAATTGCAGAAGCGTCCAGAGAGAATCCGTGTTCGACTGAACATGGACAAAGGCGAGGTGTCATTTTGGGACGGGGACACACAAGAACACCTCATCACTTTAACAGCCCAATTTAATGAGAGAATATTTCCTATTTTTGGACCAGGTCTACAAAGCCAACCGATGATGCTGGCCCCTGGGAAAATAGCTGTCCACACTTCTTAA
- the cxcr3.1 gene encoding C-X-C chemokine receptor type 3.1 codes for MDDWSDVFAGEDSFFIDWSFLFNDTSENDSSLPQAVNCCSVGICDPSADQDFDAVFIPILYSLAFFVGTLGNGLLLGVLSKSRRNWSVADTFIFHLAVADILLLLTMPLWAATAAQAGGWSFGTPLCKCAEALFTINFYCGIFLLACISIDRYLSIVHATQMFSRRNPRFVQVSCLAVWILSFLLSIPEWIFREAVKDVRRDVTECTYSTSIETFNDLRFGLRLLYHIAGFLLPSAILIFCYSSILQRLKCSAQGLQKQRAFRVIVAIVVVFFICWTPYNIVLMVDTLHTQSDDMAVSCGAKSSLQIAMTVTSSIGFLHCSLNPILYAFVGVKFRRQLLDILRSLGCKLKAGSKRTLSTKSSRTSVMSESADTSNSLAI; via the exons ATGGATGACTGG agCGACGTCTTTGCTGGAGAAGATTCGTTTTTCATTGACTGGTCGTTTCTCTTCAATGACACGTCGGAGAATGACTCGTCACTTCCACAAGCCGTTAACTGCTGCTCGGTGGGAATCTGCGACCCCTCCGCTGACCAGGACTTCGATGCGGTCTTCATCCCCATCCTGTACTCGCTGGCCTTCTTCGTGGGTACCCTGGGCAACGGACTTCTTCTCGGAGTTTTGTCGAAGAGTCGAAGAAACTGGAGCGTTGCAGACACCTTCATTTTCCACCTGGCTGTCGCTgacatcctgctgctgctgacgatGCCTCTGTGGGCCGCGACTGCGGCTCAAGCTGGTGGTTGGTCATTCGGAACTCCCCTGTGCAAATGCGCTGAGGCGCTTTTTACT ATCAACTTCTATTGTGGAATCTTCCTCCTGGCCTGCATCAGTATCGACCGCTACCTGTCCATCGTCCACGCCACTCAGATGTTCAGTCGCAGGAACCCCAGGTTTGTCCAGGTCAGCTGCTTGGCCGTCTGgatcctctccttcctcctgtcCATTCCTGAGTGGATTTTTCGAGAAGCCGTAAAAGATGTCAGACGTGATGTAACAGAGTGTACCTACTCAACGTCCATTGAAACGTTTAATGACTTGCGCTTTGGTCTGCGGCTGCTCTACCACATCGCTGGCTTCCTCCTGCCTTCTGCCATCCTCATCTTCTGTTACTCCAGCATCTTGCAGCGCCTCAAATGCAGCGCCCAGGGACTCCAAAAGCAAAGAGCTTTCCGTGTGATTGTGGCTATTGTGGTGGTTTTCTTCATTTGCTGGACACCATACAACATCGTTCTCATGGTggacacactccacacacaatCAGACGACATGGCTGTGTCTTGCGGCGCCAAGTCGTCCCTGCAGATAGCCATGACCGTCACCTCATCCATCGGCTTCCTCCACTGCAGCCTTAATCCCATCTTGTACGCCTTTGTAGGAGTGAAGTTTCGACGTCAGCTCCTGGACATCCTGCGCTCTCTCGGCTGCAAGCTGAAGGCAGGGTCCAAAAGGACCCTGTCCACGAAAAGCAGCCGCACTTCTGTCATGTCCGAGTCAGCTGACACTTCCAACTCTCTGGCTATCTGA